A single Ignavibacteriales bacterium DNA region contains:
- the atpC gene encoding ATP synthase F1 subunit epsilon yields MKNLDLEIITPSKPVYHGEVVSVTIPGTEGSFQVLRAHAPLMSTFEVGGIKIIEADNNEVLFATSGGTVEVLHNKILILADSLERADEINVQRAENSAKRAQDRLSKKGSSDVDVPRAEAALTRALNRLRIAKGL; encoded by the coding sequence ATGAAAAATCTTGACCTTGAAATAATTACCCCCTCTAAACCGGTGTACCATGGTGAAGTAGTATCTGTTACCATTCCCGGAACTGAGGGTTCGTTTCAGGTTTTAAGAGCTCACGCACCTCTGATGAGTACATTTGAAGTTGGTGGTATTAAAATAATTGAAGCCGACAATAATGAAGTTTTATTTGCAACATCAGGCGGAACAGTTGAAGTGTTGCATAATAAAATTCTTATACTTGCTGACTCGCTCGAGCGTGCTGACGAAATCAATGTTCAAAGAGCAGAAAACTCTGCAAAGAGGGCTCAGGACAGACTATCGAAAAAGGGAAGCAGTGACGTGGATGTTCCGCGTGCTGAAGCTGCTCTAACCAGAGCTCTTAACCGGCTGCGAATAGCCAAAGGGTTATAA
- the atpD gene encoding F0F1 ATP synthase subunit beta: protein MQKGQIIQVIGPVVDIHFENNHLPKIYNAIKIPRTNADGQKEELIVEVQQHLGEDRVRTVAMDSTDGLVRGMDAFDTEEPITVPVGPQTLGRLINVVGDTIDGKEPITSGKRYPIHRPAPDFASLSTKTEMFETGIKVIDLLEPYSKGGKTGLFGGAGVGKTVVILELINNIAQHHGGYSVFAGVGERTREGNDLYLEMTESGVINKTALVFGQMNEPPGARLRVALTGLTIAEYFRDEEGKDVLLFIDNIFRFTQAGSEVSALLGRMPSAVGYQPTLATEMGALQERITSTDRGSITSVQAIYVPADDLTDPAPATAFSHLDATTVLSRAITELGIYPAVDPLDSTSRILEPGIIGIEHYSVAKRTKEVLQSYKDLQDIISILGMDELSDDDKLVVNRARKIQRFFSQPFSVAEQFTGYQGRYVKLADTIAGFKSILEGACDEWPEQAFMYVGTLDEAEDKAKKMMAAV, encoded by the coding sequence TTGCAAAAAGGACAAATAATCCAGGTTATCGGGCCTGTTGTTGACATTCACTTTGAGAATAACCATCTCCCAAAGATTTATAACGCTATCAAAATTCCAAGAACCAATGCAGACGGTCAGAAGGAAGAACTGATTGTTGAAGTTCAGCAGCACCTCGGTGAAGACCGGGTAAGAACCGTTGCAATGGACTCCACTGACGGCCTTGTCCGTGGTATGGATGCTTTTGACACTGAGGAGCCAATAACGGTACCAGTGGGTCCCCAGACTCTTGGCAGACTTATTAATGTTGTTGGTGACACTATTGATGGTAAAGAACCGATTACATCCGGTAAAAGATACCCTATTCACAGACCAGCTCCGGATTTCGCAAGTCTTTCAACAAAGACGGAAATGTTTGAAACCGGAATTAAGGTCATTGACCTTCTCGAGCCTTACTCAAAGGGTGGTAAAACCGGTCTTTTCGGCGGTGCGGGTGTAGGCAAAACCGTCGTAATCCTTGAACTTATTAATAACATTGCCCAGCATCACGGTGGTTACTCTGTATTTGCAGGAGTAGGTGAAAGAACCCGTGAAGGTAATGACTTGTATCTTGAAATGACCGAATCAGGTGTAATTAACAAAACAGCACTGGTATTCGGACAGATGAACGAACCTCCCGGAGCAAGACTTCGTGTGGCTCTTACAGGTCTCACAATCGCTGAATATTTCAGAGATGAAGAAGGCAAAGACGTTCTGCTGTTTATTGATAACATTTTCCGTTTTACTCAGGCGGGTTCCGAAGTGAGCGCGCTTCTGGGCAGAATGCCATCAGCAGTAGGATATCAGCCCACGCTGGCTACTGAAATGGGTGCTCTTCAGGAGAGAATTACTTCTACAGACCGCGGCTCAATTACCTCAGTTCAGGCGATTTACGTACCTGCTGATGACCTTACTGACCCGGCTCCGGCAACTGCATTCTCTCACCTTGATGCAACAACCGTATTAAGCCGTGCAATTACCGAACTTGGTATTTATCCGGCAGTTGATCCGCTTGATTCCACCTCAAGAATTCTTGAGCCAGGAATCATCGGTATTGAGCATTATTCTGTTGCAAAGCGCACCAAAGAAGTACTCCAGTCATATAAGGATCTGCAGGATATTATCTCGATTCTTGGAATGGATGAGCTTTCAGATGATGATAAACTTGTCGTTAACAGAGCCAGAAAAATCCAGAGATTCTTCAGTCAGCCTTTCAGCGTAGCTGAACAGTTTACCGGTTATCAGGGAAGATACGTTAAACTTGCTGACACCATTGCGGGCTTCAAATCAATCCTCGAAGGTGCTTGCGATGAATGGCCAGAACAGGCATTCATGTATGTTGGTACTCTTGATGAAGCTGAAGATAAAGCTAAAAAGATGATGGCGGCTGTCTAA